A single genomic interval of Novosphingobium ginsenosidimutans harbors:
- a CDS encoding M23 family metallopeptidase produces the protein MSAMIAIAQPSVASSKPELHDSDLVAPSELVGSSRILFVGAGSEPATSMSDRPALIIGRAADLEGRSLTLVVKPGSTLKLGGGSAKRDLLPQTSSRRVTSGYGLRWDPLGAGWRAHAGVDLAAAYGSPVVASANGRVSAARWQGGYGLLVALDHGAGVETRYGHLSQLSVQEGQVVKKGDVIGYVGSTGRSTGPHLHYEVREGGRAVDPITSR, from the coding sequence TTGTCCGCCATGATCGCCATTGCGCAACCGTCCGTGGCTTCCAGCAAACCGGAATTGCACGATAGTGACCTTGTGGCTCCTTCCGAGCTTGTCGGGTCATCGCGAATCTTGTTTGTCGGCGCGGGTTCGGAACCAGCCACAAGCATGTCGGATCGACCGGCCCTGATCATTGGGCGAGCGGCCGACCTGGAAGGTCGGTCGCTTACGTTGGTTGTGAAGCCCGGCTCCACTTTAAAGCTTGGCGGAGGCAGCGCGAAGCGGGACCTCTTGCCGCAGACTTCAAGTCGCCGCGTCACCAGCGGTTACGGCTTGCGCTGGGATCCGCTTGGTGCCGGTTGGCGCGCACATGCTGGCGTTGATCTCGCCGCTGCATATGGTTCGCCAGTCGTCGCATCCGCAAACGGAAGAGTGTCCGCCGCGCGTTGGCAGGGCGGATATGGTTTGCTGGTGGCGCTGGACCATGGGGCTGGAGTCGAAACCCGCTATGGCCACCTTTCCCAACTTTCCGTGCAGGAAGGGCAAGTGGTCAAGAAGGGCGACGTCATCGGCTATGTCGGATCAACCGGCCGTTCGACTGGGCCGCATCTTCACTACGAAGTTCGCGAAGGCGGCCGCGCCGTCGATCCGATCACTTCACGGTGA
- a CDS encoding A24 family peptidase, whose protein sequence is MTAILPEDLSIPVLAQTAPLIVLGLTACWLDWRDRRIPNWLCGILAVLGLAVAAWLGGGEAIAKHAIHAFAALIVGMVLFRFGVFGGGDAKFYAAVAAWFPIALWAKLLIHVSLAGLGLVTVWFVARRLMGKKIRPKNPTKYDALPYGIAIALGAFWAMFA, encoded by the coding sequence TTGACCGCAATTCTTCCCGAGGATTTGTCGATCCCGGTGTTGGCCCAGACCGCGCCTTTGATCGTGTTGGGGCTCACCGCTTGCTGGCTCGACTGGCGCGACCGCCGCATCCCCAATTGGCTATGCGGAATCCTTGCCGTGCTCGGCTTAGCGGTGGCGGCATGGCTTGGCGGCGGTGAGGCTATCGCCAAGCACGCAATCCATGCCTTTGCTGCCCTGATCGTTGGCATGGTACTGTTCAGGTTTGGAGTTTTTGGGGGCGGCGACGCCAAGTTTTACGCAGCCGTTGCCGCATGGTTTCCAATCGCGCTTTGGGCCAAACTGCTCATCCATGTATCGCTTGCTGGGCTGGGCCTGGTTACGGTCTGGTTTGTTGCCCGCCGCCTCATGGGCAAGAAGATCCGCCCGAAGAACCCGACCAAATACGATGCCTTGCCCTATGGCATCGCGATTGCCTTGGGCGCATTCTGGGCGATGTTTGCCTAG
- a CDS encoding DUF2569 domain-containing protein, with translation MLEAAEMLLPFLLVALSPIAGYRIAAGSFPRGLLAAQPAVRLARIGKWHPIDTLAARENAAFGPFGFMASLLVGLLLNVPVRTAEYLMAVPALRDDAPEWANRLLVIATVDVVVMNFFYMVCFVMALRAIPLFPRMLLFAWTVDIALQFAIARHAAGSDLPVPVIGALQSLIEGNIQKVLISAFVWLPYLILSDRVNVTFRQRMRLTAS, from the coding sequence TTGCTGGAGGCGGCCGAGATGTTGCTGCCGTTCCTGCTGGTCGCGTTGTCGCCGATCGCGGGATATCGCATTGCTGCAGGCAGCTTTCCCCGCGGGCTGCTGGCCGCCCAGCCGGCGGTCCGTCTGGCGCGCATCGGCAAGTGGCACCCGATCGATACCTTGGCCGCCCGCGAAAATGCGGCGTTCGGACCATTTGGATTCATGGCCTCGCTGCTCGTCGGCCTCCTGCTCAACGTGCCGGTTCGCACGGCTGAATACCTGATGGCTGTTCCAGCTTTGCGCGATGACGCGCCGGAATGGGCCAACCGCTTGCTTGTAATTGCGACGGTCGACGTGGTCGTGATGAATTTCTTCTACATGGTCTGCTTCGTCATGGCCCTGCGCGCCATTCCGTTGTTCCCACGTATGCTCCTGTTCGCCTGGACGGTGGACATCGCGCTGCAGTTTGCCATTGCCCGCCATGCTGCTGGCAGCGACCTGCCGGTTCCGGTCATAGGAGCGCTGCAATCGTTGATTGAAGGCAATATCCAGAAGGTCCTGATCAGCGCCTTCGTTTGGCTGCCATATCTGATTCTGTCGGACCGGGTAAATGTCACTTTCCGCCAGCGGATGCGCCTCACTGCCAGCTGA
- a CDS encoding TadE/TadG family type IV pilus assembly protein, producing the protein MNIITALLRDQRGGGAAEFALVLPLFVLLVFGTINGSIMYSAQNQMHYAAQRAARCKAVDVTSACPDADAYAKTMYNGPSLAGLTFTATDDATCGWRITGSGQYELMSGFTSTTINIRADSCYPKI; encoded by the coding sequence ATGAACATCATCACAGCCCTTTTGCGCGACCAGCGCGGCGGCGGTGCGGCGGAGTTTGCGCTGGTCCTGCCGCTGTTTGTCTTGCTGGTATTCGGAACAATCAACGGGTCGATCATGTACTCGGCGCAGAACCAGATGCATTACGCAGCCCAGCGCGCTGCGCGGTGCAAGGCGGTAGACGTCACCAGCGCCTGCCCTGACGCAGATGCCTATGCCAAGACGATGTACAACGGACCAAGCCTTGCTGGTCTGACCTTCACAGCCACTGATGACGCCACCTGTGGCTGGCGGATCACCGGCAGTGGCCAGTATGAGCTGATGAGTGGGTTCACATCCACCACGATCAACATTAGGGCCGATTCCTGCTATCCTAAAATATAG
- a CDS encoding TadE family protein, whose product MRMRSLLADTRAVAAAEMALVLPIVSVLFLNVADATTYIYSRMQVDLAAQEAAGLARARCDTAAKLPSTVNCTGLQAAMQTAAQATSLGTSVTINTATAAWYCSNASSELIEVAAISSTPPANCSATLTGSTAEPGEYLSVTASYTFAPLFAGLSVASSLPSPIQRTAWIRMQ is encoded by the coding sequence ATGCGGATGCGCTCTCTCCTTGCTGATACCAGGGCGGTTGCGGCGGCAGAGATGGCGCTGGTTTTGCCGATCGTTTCCGTGCTGTTTTTGAACGTTGCGGATGCCACGACCTATATCTACTCCAGGATGCAGGTTGATCTGGCTGCTCAGGAAGCCGCCGGACTCGCCCGGGCGCGCTGCGACACGGCGGCGAAACTGCCCTCAACCGTCAACTGCACTGGGCTGCAGGCGGCGATGCAAACGGCGGCCCAGGCCACTTCGCTGGGCACGAGCGTTACTATCAACACAGCTACGGCTGCCTGGTACTGCTCGAACGCGTCCAGCGAACTGATCGAGGTCGCTGCGATCAGCTCAACACCTCCCGCCAACTGCTCGGCCACCCTGACCGGCAGCACGGCCGAGCCGGGCGAGTACCTCTCAGTGACCGCTAGCTACACCTTCGCGCCGCTCTTTGCAGGTTTATCGGTGGCCTCGAGCCTGCCAAGCCCTATCCAGCGCACTGCATGGATCCGTATGCAATGA
- a CDS encoding TadE/TadG family type IV pilus assembly protein, with translation MQTEAGNSVDADRLAEGRLMRFLRRFLHQQLAAVAPMMALMLIPIVGGVAYAVELGSWQYIQRSAQNAADSAALAAAIVNSNTGTTSQIEARAAASKLGFVNGAGAETVTAASVACPVGVRAGSTCFEAVVGTSVPFSLSGVLGFSGNQTIRARAVAVAAGGGSGALTNEVCVWTFNNLQTNGTPDADLSGCAALSNGNMTCTGNGLDADFAVAAGTVSGTCASQTANNISGQTDLPSDPYAGMVNSIPANTCSTYPQAPSGPRDPALPGTNRISGSRTGVVKLCGDVQLTGNLTLTGTATQLVIYNGKLDLNRFTVSTATGASATVIFSGTNGGVYKHYPVDNGTGSGSGVLNIQAPTNAGAAFKGVAIYQDPRITTGVDFTYAGNKPAWKITGAIYLPKSSVTFSGIVDKADNGAYCQILVAYNVTINGTGKIIGDVGGCTTAGIDTPDVIVRPAIADRPKLVQ, from the coding sequence ATGCAAACCGAAGCCGGCAATTCAGTTGATGCGGATCGCCTGGCCGAGGGGCGGTTGATGCGTTTCCTGCGCAGGTTCCTGCACCAGCAGCTCGCAGCCGTCGCGCCGATGATGGCGCTGATGCTTATCCCGATTGTCGGCGGCGTTGCCTATGCGGTTGAACTGGGGAGCTGGCAATACATACAGCGCTCTGCCCAGAACGCGGCAGACAGCGCCGCGCTGGCCGCGGCTATTGTCAACAGCAACACCGGCACCACCTCGCAAATCGAGGCGCGCGCTGCAGCCAGCAAGCTGGGCTTCGTGAATGGGGCCGGCGCAGAAACCGTCACTGCCGCATCGGTAGCCTGCCCAGTAGGTGTCCGTGCCGGATCGACCTGCTTCGAAGCCGTAGTCGGCACCAGTGTCCCGTTTTCCCTTTCCGGCGTCCTTGGCTTCTCCGGTAATCAGACGATAAGGGCTCGGGCAGTCGCCGTGGCGGCCGGAGGCGGATCAGGCGCGCTAACCAACGAGGTTTGCGTCTGGACGTTTAACAATCTGCAGACCAATGGGACGCCCGATGCGGATCTTTCGGGCTGCGCCGCGCTCTCAAACGGCAACATGACTTGCACCGGTAACGGCCTTGACGCAGACTTCGCCGTGGCAGCAGGAACCGTCTCTGGCACCTGTGCAAGCCAGACTGCCAACAACATTTCGGGTCAGACTGATTTGCCTTCAGACCCCTACGCTGGGATGGTAAATAGCATTCCGGCCAACACTTGCAGCACCTATCCGCAGGCCCCTTCAGGTCCCCGTGATCCTGCGCTGCCAGGCACCAACCGCATTTCGGGCTCGCGCACAGGCGTGGTCAAGTTGTGCGGCGATGTGCAGTTGACTGGCAATTTAACTCTCACCGGAACCGCCACCCAGCTTGTGATTTATAATGGCAAGCTTGATCTTAATCGATTCACCGTGTCAACGGCGACGGGGGCCTCGGCGACTGTGATTTTCTCCGGTACCAACGGTGGGGTTTACAAGCATTATCCAGTCGACAACGGCACTGGCTCTGGCTCTGGCGTGCTCAACATCCAAGCCCCAACTAATGCCGGGGCCGCCTTCAAAGGCGTTGCGATCTACCAGGACCCGCGGATCACCACTGGGGTTGATTTCACCTATGCTGGGAACAAGCCGGCTTGGAAAATCACTGGGGCGATTTATCTACCCAAGTCTTCAGTTACTTTCAGCGGTATTGTCGACAAGGCTGACAATGGCGCTTACTGTCAAATCCTGGTGGCCTATAACGTTACGATCAACGGCACCGGCAAAATCATCGGTGATGTCGGAGGCTGCACTACCGCCGGGATAGACACGCCTGATGTGATCGTCCGTCCGGCGATCGCCGATCGTCCAAAGCTGGTGCAGTGA
- a CDS encoding Flp family type IVb pilin yields the protein MTKFITSFLRDENGAAAAEYALILAIVGAGIATAAGLLGTSISNAITRTGDAIDDVNPAAAA from the coding sequence ATGACCAAGTTCATCACTTCGTTCCTGCGTGACGAAAACGGCGCTGCTGCCGCTGAATATGCTCTGATCCTCGCCATTGTCGGCGCTGGGATTGCAACGGCAGCTGGCTTGCTGGGCACTTCGATTTCGAATGCTATCACCCGTACTGGTGATGCGATCGACGATGTGAATCCGGCTGCTGCTGCGTAA
- the cpaB gene encoding Flp pilus assembly protein CpaB — translation MQQRNVIIAGVAILLGLLAVFVVNAYFSGMEKRQEREAEQQQLAKVVVASQELSFGTPIGPQNLKLANWPASSIPAGAFTSVEEASRSGAVALRSIVPGEPVLRSKISGADGRATLSANLPTGKLAYSIPVTEVAGVAGFVRPGDRVDVILTRQIPGKGAEAATDKMADVILEGVPVLAVDQTLNEQATAAAVAKTATLEVDSFGAQKLALGIQLGTLSLALRNVADQATGVRSTVIPRNLSASNYFIPERPNASAAPPPAFRSPTLAAAGKPAMLRPAGPTMTVYRGSQPSEYEVKRGR, via the coding sequence ATGCAGCAGCGAAACGTGATCATAGCGGGTGTGGCAATCCTTCTCGGGTTGCTAGCCGTGTTCGTGGTCAATGCCTATTTCTCCGGCATGGAGAAGCGCCAAGAGCGGGAGGCTGAGCAACAACAACTGGCGAAGGTCGTCGTTGCAAGCCAAGAGCTAAGTTTCGGTACACCGATTGGCCCTCAAAATTTGAAGCTGGCCAATTGGCCGGCAAGTTCGATTCCGGCTGGTGCTTTCACATCGGTTGAAGAAGCTTCAAGAAGCGGGGCAGTTGCGCTGCGCTCGATCGTTCCGGGCGAACCCGTATTGCGGTCGAAGATTTCGGGTGCCGATGGCCGCGCCACGCTTTCGGCCAACTTACCGACCGGCAAACTAGCCTATTCGATCCCAGTAACCGAAGTAGCCGGCGTTGCCGGCTTTGTCCGTCCTGGAGACCGAGTCGATGTGATCCTTACCCGCCAGATCCCCGGCAAAGGCGCCGAAGCGGCGACCGACAAGATGGCCGATGTTATCCTCGAAGGGGTCCCGGTGCTAGCGGTGGACCAGACGCTCAATGAGCAAGCGACTGCTGCGGCCGTTGCCAAGACTGCCACGCTAGAAGTGGACAGCTTTGGCGCACAGAAACTCGCGTTGGGCATCCAACTCGGCACTCTCAGCCTTGCGCTGCGAAATGTTGCAGATCAAGCTACCGGCGTGCGCTCGACCGTGATCCCCCGCAACCTTTCCGCCAGCAATTATTTCATCCCGGAAAGACCAAATGCCAGCGCCGCACCGCCGCCGGCTTTCCGATCGCCCACACTGGCGGCAGCTGGCAAGCCTGCCATGCTCCGCCCTGCCGGACCGACCATGACAGTCTACCGCGGCAGCCAGCCGTCTGAATATGAGGTGAAACGTGGCCGCTAA
- a CDS encoding type II and III secretion system protein family protein, translated as MAAKQITPALIAALLLGATALAPAAVQAQDQMSATSVEIPLNKSQVVSADRPIAKALVGNSEIADVVPLTDRSIYVLGKKMGTTSLTLYDGGGRVLSILDISVGPDVIALEEQLRQVVPNETINARISNRSIVLTGLVNSASAADRANQLAKAYIDEKEGGSIINLIAMGSSQQVMVEVRFAEVRRDVGKDIGVKLSAQSRNGSFEGVTGVGSGYFPGVPAAGGAGGILPYLTSVPISNSFGVFRQQIGLGSLNINAVLNALESRDLAKTLAQPTLIALSGEKASFLAGGEFPVPVRQDQNGGLTVEFKPFGISLSFTPTVLGDKTISMIVEPEVSAIDPQASLRLNDIIIPGLRTRRANTTLELRDGESFAIAGLLSKDFQTTVEQVPLLGSIPILGALFRSSSFKKGETELLIVVTPHLVKPIKPEQVRLPTDRVLDPRETDTFLLGQPYRPAPVEPATSNAPATKSAEKKKEDGLAY; from the coding sequence GTGGCCGCTAAGCAAATCACGCCGGCGCTGATCGCCGCCCTGCTTCTGGGGGCCACAGCCCTTGCGCCAGCCGCCGTCCAGGCCCAGGACCAGATGTCCGCCACCTCGGTCGAGATCCCACTCAACAAGAGTCAGGTGGTCAGCGCCGATCGCCCGATCGCCAAGGCGCTGGTCGGCAATTCCGAAATCGCCGATGTCGTGCCCCTGACAGATCGTTCGATCTACGTCCTCGGCAAGAAGATGGGCACCACCAGCCTGACGCTCTATGATGGCGGCGGCCGGGTGCTCTCGATCCTCGACATCTCAGTCGGTCCGGACGTGATCGCGCTGGAAGAGCAGCTCCGCCAGGTCGTGCCGAACGAGACGATCAATGCGCGCATCTCTAACCGTTCGATCGTGCTGACCGGCCTGGTCAACAGCGCAAGCGCGGCCGATCGCGCCAACCAGTTGGCCAAGGCCTACATCGACGAAAAGGAAGGTGGCAGCATCATCAACCTGATCGCGATGGGATCGAGCCAGCAGGTGATGGTCGAGGTGCGCTTTGCCGAAGTCCGCAGGGATGTTGGCAAGGACATCGGCGTGAAGCTCTCTGCCCAATCCCGCAATGGCAGTTTCGAAGGCGTTACTGGCGTAGGTTCGGGCTATTTTCCTGGAGTGCCCGCAGCAGGGGGGGCGGGGGGAATTCTTCCGTATCTTACTAGCGTGCCGATCTCCAATAGCTTTGGCGTGTTTCGCCAGCAGATCGGGCTAGGCAGCCTGAACATCAATGCCGTGCTCAATGCGCTGGAATCGCGGGACCTGGCCAAAACACTGGCCCAGCCGACCCTGATTGCACTATCGGGCGAGAAGGCCTCGTTCCTCGCCGGTGGGGAATTTCCGGTCCCGGTCAGGCAGGACCAGAATGGCGGCCTAACTGTTGAATTCAAACCCTTCGGGATCAGCCTGTCCTTCACGCCGACCGTGCTGGGCGACAAGACTATCAGCATGATCGTCGAGCCCGAAGTCAGCGCGATCGATCCGCAAGCTTCGCTGAGACTGAACGACATCATAATTCCGGGCCTGCGCACCCGCCGTGCCAACACCACGCTGGAGTTGCGGGATGGCGAGAGCTTTGCCATCGCCGGCCTGCTGTCCAAGGACTTTCAGACCACGGTAGAACAGGTGCCGCTGCTGGGTTCGATCCCAATCCTCGGAGCGCTGTTCCGTTCGAGCAGCTTCAAGAAGGGTGAGACCGAGCTGCTGATCGTCGTCACCCCGCACTTGGTTAAGCCGATCAAGCCGGAGCAGGTCCGCCTGCCGACCGACCGCGTGCTCGACCCGCGCGAAACCGACACGTTCCTGCTGGGGCAGCCTTATCGCCCGGCACCGGTCGAACCCGCCACGTCAAACGCGCCAGCTACCAAGAGCGCCGAAAAGAAGAAGGAGGACGGCCTTGCGTACTAA
- a CDS encoding AAA family ATPase, with translation MGSEDLQSHYARVTNLGNGTRMIVVASPANLAVLSESASADELTGLTLAAHAAHEPLPSALFRNAVLAIIEVDPQDRRSLDRISAVREQNPELDLVAAINDASVSLVRTLLREGISDVVALPFDPSEIVQVILDVSARRGEEIAAETTLAPVTVVARSIGGCGATSLATHLAAELAARDETGRGTLIVDLDIQLGAVADYLGVTPRNTISDLLTGEHRLDEELVRSVATDAGGGLWVIGAPRSIVPLESIDTDVLLRLLTFLRRQYAHVVLDLPANWTNWALSAALAADTVLLVVELSVASLRQAKRRLELFDTVGIDRSRIKIVVNRAERRLFRSINLEDVATTLGHPVLGSLALDAPLVSTAQNQGVLVGSVQRKSRYLADVAQLTTQLQELASGSQG, from the coding sequence ATGGGCAGCGAAGATCTCCAGTCACATTACGCGCGAGTAACGAATTTGGGCAATGGTACGCGAATGATCGTCGTGGCATCGCCCGCCAACCTTGCAGTGCTCAGCGAATCCGCTTCGGCGGATGAGCTGACTGGACTGACCCTTGCGGCGCACGCGGCCCACGAGCCGCTGCCGTCAGCCCTGTTCCGCAATGCGGTCCTCGCGATCATCGAGGTCGACCCGCAGGATCGCCGCTCGCTCGATCGCATCAGCGCGGTGCGCGAACAGAACCCCGAGCTGGATCTGGTTGCTGCGATCAATGACGCCAGCGTCTCGCTGGTCCGCACCCTATTGCGCGAAGGCATAAGCGACGTGGTCGCGCTGCCCTTCGATCCCAGCGAGATAGTGCAGGTCATCCTCGACGTCTCGGCCCGCCGCGGTGAGGAGATCGCCGCCGAAACGACCCTGGCTCCAGTGACCGTGGTGGCGCGATCGATCGGCGGCTGTGGCGCCACTTCGTTGGCCACGCATCTGGCCGCCGAACTGGCCGCCCGCGATGAAACCGGCCGCGGCACACTGATTGTCGATCTGGACATCCAGCTTGGCGCCGTTGCCGACTATCTGGGCGTGACCCCGCGCAATACCATCTCCGACCTGCTGACCGGTGAGCACCGGCTTGACGAGGAACTGGTCCGCTCGGTCGCCACCGACGCTGGCGGCGGCTTGTGGGTGATCGGTGCTCCGCGATCGATCGTCCCCCTTGAATCGATTGACACCGATGTGCTGCTGCGCCTGCTGACCTTCCTACGCCGTCAGTATGCCCATGTCGTGCTCGATCTGCCGGCCAACTGGACCAACTGGGCGCTTTCCGCCGCGCTTGCCGCCGATACGGTACTGCTGGTTGTGGAATTGTCGGTGGCGAGCCTGCGCCAAGCCAAGCGCCGGCTGGAGCTGTTCGACACTGTCGGAATTGACCGGTCGCGGATCAAGATCGTCGTGAACCGGGCGGAACGCCGCCTGTTCCGGTCGATCAACCTCGAGGATGTCGCAACGACGCTCGGACATCCGGTGCTCGGCAGCTTGGCGCTTGACGCGCCCTTGGTCAGCACGGCCCAGAACCAGGGCGTCCTGGTCGGCAGTGTCCAGCGAAAGAGCCGTTATCTGGCCGACGTGGCACAACTAACAACCCAATTGCAGGAACTTGCCAGCGGGAGCCAGGGATGA
- a CDS encoding CpaF family protein, whose amino-acid sequence MSTWHLKRPPQEDAAATPKGVGQEVQRVPESFQVSDKLLALKVLIHHQLLEKVNLSALDNMPRDQIAKEISDIIVALLDERGEVLNRAERTILSNDVLDELLGLGPLEPLLKDDSINDILVNGFQTVFVERSGVLEKVSTRFQDEKHLLRIIQKIVSAVGRRVDESSPFVDARLPDGSRVNAIVSPLAIDGSLLSIRKFSKKPISMQRMIEYGSLPPEMAEVLGAIVRGRRNVIISGGTGSGKTTMLNALSTFIDERERIVTIEDSAELQLQQEHVARLETRPPNIEGKGEVNQRDLVKNALRMRPDRIILGECRAGEAFDMLQAMNTGHDGSMTTIHANNPRDALARIEQMVGMSGLDISARSARAQIAAAINVVLQIGRLSDGKRKVLSLSEITGMEGETITMQEIFRYRMTGRDEVGNVTGYFEATGIRPRFAQELEAYGITLDPALFRPAGRNAR is encoded by the coding sequence ATGAGCACCTGGCACCTGAAGCGCCCACCGCAGGAGGACGCTGCAGCGACACCGAAAGGCGTAGGCCAGGAAGTGCAGCGCGTACCGGAATCCTTCCAAGTTTCGGACAAGCTTCTGGCACTGAAGGTATTGATTCACCACCAACTGCTTGAGAAGGTCAATCTCTCAGCGCTGGACAACATGCCCCGCGACCAGATCGCGAAGGAGATCTCCGACATTATCGTCGCGCTGCTGGACGAGCGGGGAGAAGTGCTGAACCGCGCGGAGCGGACAATCCTCAGCAATGACGTGTTGGATGAATTGCTGGGTCTGGGGCCACTTGAGCCACTGCTCAAGGACGATTCCATCAACGACATCCTCGTCAACGGTTTCCAGACGGTATTCGTGGAGCGGTCGGGGGTGCTCGAAAAGGTTTCGACCCGGTTCCAGGATGAGAAGCACTTGCTGCGTATCATCCAGAAGATCGTTAGCGCTGTTGGACGCCGGGTTGATGAATCCTCGCCATTCGTGGATGCCCGCTTACCCGACGGTTCGCGTGTCAATGCCATTGTCTCGCCGCTGGCAATCGACGGATCGCTGCTTTCGATCCGCAAGTTCTCGAAGAAGCCGATCTCCATGCAGCGGATGATCGAGTATGGCTCACTGCCGCCGGAAATGGCCGAAGTGCTTGGTGCCATCGTGCGCGGGCGCCGAAATGTGATCATTTCGGGCGGAACCGGTTCGGGCAAGACCACGATGCTCAACGCCTTGTCGACTTTCATCGATGAGCGTGAACGTATTGTAACTATTGAAGATTCTGCCGAGCTCCAGCTCCAGCAAGAGCACGTGGCGAGGCTCGAAACCCGCCCCCCAAACATCGAAGGCAAAGGCGAAGTCAACCAGCGGGATCTGGTCAAGAACGCGCTGCGCATGCGCCCCGACCGCATCATCCTGGGCGAATGCCGCGCTGGCGAAGCATTCGACATGCTGCAGGCGATGAACACCGGTCACGATGGATCAATGACGACGATCCACGCCAACAATCCGCGCGATGCTCTTGCTCGTATCGAGCAGATGGTCGGGATGAGTGGCCTCGATATCTCGGCGCGGTCTGCCCGGGCGCAGATCGCCGCCGCGATCAACGTTGTCCTGCAGATTGGCCGCTTGAGCGATGGCAAGCGCAAGGTTCTGTCGCTCAGCGAAATCACGGGGATGGAAGGTGAAACCATCACCATGCAGGAAATATTCCGCTATCGAATGACCGGTCGCGATGAAGTGGGGAATGTCACCGGCTACTTCGAGGCAACCGGGATCAGGCCCCGCTTCGCCCAGGAGCTGGAAGCCTATGGCATCACGCTTGACCCGGCCCTGTTCCGGCCGGCAGGACGGAACGCCCGGTAA
- a CDS encoding type II secretion system F family protein, translated as MTALLIRLLVLIAIFGSVFLISQLLVGSYVNRRAERATINRRLALMQSGLDQEAVTGALLKNAPPTLGPEATYFEQAWVGFVRTVMMSGIQAQSRSLAFGMGVSFCALLLLITFIAWILKFPITAGVVMLVASVSLAISVGLPLLYVSRKAQKHRQRMEEQFPLALDIFTRSLRAGHPIASAISLVTDEMSDPIGSEFGLVADEVAYGAELTDALLGMAERWDLDDMRMFVVSVSVQSETGGNLAEILQNLSNVIRARASLYMKVRALSSEGRMSAVMLTALPILTLVGLFAINPGFYLDVATDPIFVIGFPALLVLYALGVLIIRRIVDLKV; from the coding sequence ATGACCGCCCTTCTGATCAGGTTGCTGGTGCTTATCGCGATCTTCGGGTCGGTATTCCTTATCTCGCAACTGCTGGTCGGATCCTACGTCAACCGTCGAGCAGAGCGGGCAACGATCAACCGCCGTCTCGCTTTGATGCAGTCGGGACTTGACCAGGAAGCTGTCACCGGCGCCCTGCTCAAGAACGCCCCCCCCACGCTCGGACCCGAAGCCACCTATTTCGAGCAGGCATGGGTCGGTTTTGTTCGTACCGTGATGATGTCGGGCATCCAGGCGCAAAGCCGCAGTTTGGCCTTCGGGATGGGGGTCAGCTTCTGCGCTCTGCTGTTGCTGATAACCTTTATTGCGTGGATCCTGAAGTTTCCCATTACGGCCGGCGTTGTGATGCTTGTTGCTTCGGTCTCACTGGCGATCTCGGTGGGATTGCCGCTGCTCTATGTCAGTCGTAAAGCGCAGAAGCATCGGCAGCGCATGGAAGAGCAGTTCCCGCTTGCCCTCGATATCTTCACCCGATCGCTGCGCGCCGGTCATCCAATCGCTTCGGCAATCTCGCTGGTAACCGATGAGATGAGCGATCCGATTGGCAGTGAATTCGGTCTCGTTGCTGACGAGGTAGCCTATGGGGCCGAACTAACGGACGCGCTACTCGGCATGGCCGAACGCTGGGATCTCGACGACATGCGTATGTTCGTTGTCTCGGTCTCGGTCCAAAGCGAAACGGGCGGCAACCTTGCTGAGATTCTCCAGAATCTCTCCAACGTCATCCGTGCCCGTGCCTCGCTTTATATGAAGGTGCGGGCACTGAGTTCGGAGGGCCGGATGAGTGCCGTGATGCTGACGGCGCTGCCGATACTTACACTGGTTGGCCTGTTCGCAATCAACCCAGGGTTTTATCTCGATGTTGCTACAGACCCGATCTTTGTAATCGGCTTCCCGGCACTGTTGGTGCTGTACGCATTGGGCGTCCTTATCATCCGCCGCATAGTCGATTTGAAGGTTTGA